A stretch of Myroides oncorhynchi DNA encodes these proteins:
- a CDS encoding XRE family transcriptional regulator — protein sequence MRAIRNQIEYNALCERIEVLLEVVGNDTPTMERDFIELDIISDLVVDYEQMIDLIEPLC from the coding sequence ATGAGAGCTATAAGAAATCAAATAGAATACAATGCTTTATGTGAGCGTATAGAAGTACTATTAGAAGTAGTGGGTAATGACACTCCTACTATGGAGAGAGACTTTATAGAGTTAGACATAATCTCAGACTTGGTAGTGGATTATGAGCAAATGATTGATCTTATCGAACCACTATGTTAG